A section of the Salmo salar chromosome ssa05, Ssal_v3.1, whole genome shotgun sequence genome encodes:
- the LOC106573539 gene encoding stathmin-2-like — protein sequence MAKTAIAYKEKMKELSVFSLICSCFYPEARNKLVVCEFEDMEVKPINKRASGQAFEVILKPPLPVSDAAHSIASPPKREVSLEDIQKKLEAAEDRRRSQEAQVLRALAEKREHERDVLLKAMEENNNFSKMAEEKLTMKMEQIKENREAHLAAMMERLQEKERHAAVVRRNKELREELTA from the exons CATACAAAGAGAAGATGAAGGAGCTGTCTGTTTTCTCCCTCATCTGCTCCTGCTTCTATCCAGAGGCACGCAACAAGCTGGTCGTCTGTGAGTTCGAAG ACATGGAGGTGAAGCCAATCAACAAGCGGGCGTCGGGCCAAGCCTTTGAGGTGATTCTGAAGCCCCCCCTCCCGGTGTCAGATGCGGCCCACAGCATCGCTTCACCCCCCAAGAGGGAGGTGTCCCTAGAGGACATCCAGAagaaattggaggcagctgaggaCCGGAGGAGG TCCCAGGAGGCCCAGGTGCTGAGGGCCCTGGCAGAGAAGAGGGAGCATGAGAGGGATGTGCTGCTCAAGGCCATGGAAGAGAACAACAACTTCAGCAAAATGGCGGAGGAGAAGCTCACCATGAAGATGGAGCAAATCAAGGAGAACCGGGAGGCCCACCTTGCAGCCATGATGGAACGCCTGCAGGAGAAG GAGAGACATGCAGCCGTGGTGCGCAGGAACAAAGAGCTGAGGGAAGAGCTGACAGCGTGA
- the LOC106573538 gene encoding uncharacterized protein codes for MMLAVCVTVVLGLLSVSGSQAAPLTCEDLLRPLELSSVTQTLGKWVYIAESSDRPFWEQILYTLLHSAWIEVSVPVSTQNNILDIAQFYGFGISHQNAFGFGCSRIDSNFTLHDNSTWTSVIPIPVTEVLLTTCSDCLLTLERWDEDGKTYTSLTLYSRRRELTATELDFYKKQVDCLSLPPATFVDPKKDLCPDTTPPIEDQIAKEVENAVEVISEIPRMLRNTFEQLKNSVYQPFSDIFG; via the exons ATgatgctggctgtgtgtgtcaCCGTTGTCCTGGGCCTTCTCTCAGTGAGTGGCTCCCAGGCGGCCCCTTTAACCTGTGAGGATCTCCTGAGACCACTGGAGCTGAGCAGTGTCACTCAG ACTCTGGGGAAGTGGGTGTATATTGCTGAGAGTTCAGACCGTCCTTTCTGGGAACAAATACTGTATACCTTATTACACAGTGCCTGGATAGAGGTCTCTGTCCCAGTCAGTACCCAGAACAACATTCTTGACATCGCCCAGTTCTATGGCTTCGGTATTTCGCATCAAAATGCTTTTGGATTCGGATGCTCCAGGATCGACTCTAACTTTACTCTGCATGACAATAGCACATGGACCTCAGTGATCCCCATCCCTGTTACTGAGGTTCTCCTGACAACGTGCTCAGACTGCCTCCTGACCCTGGAGAGATGGGATGAGGATGGGAAGACCTACACCTCTCTAACACTCTACAGTAGGAGAAGGGAGCTCACTGCTACTGAACTGGACTTCTATAAGAAACAGGTGGATTGTCTCAGTCTGCCACCAGCGACGTTCGTGGATCCAAAGAAAGATCTCTGTCCCGACACAACTCCACCCATAGAAGATCAAATTGCGAAGGAAGTTGAGAATGCAGTTGAAGTTATTTCAGAGATTCCAAGAATGCTCAGAAATACATTTGAACAATTAAAGAATTCTGTTTATCAGCCATTTTCGGACATTTTCGGTTAA